One genomic region from Terriglobus aquaticus encodes:
- a CDS encoding tetratricopeptide repeat protein, translated as MTSRHAVLSRVRLLVIGSCCFLTAAAQDLSHQRTAKEIDALVREAKVERDSGQTVEAEDLLRKALAADPQSVPANNALGDLLFQRRRFPEAMERFEAVLQVSPRDAEARSGEEKAALALALHYKASGDADSCVRTLEHASAEVPGDVVLLTDLGIQQQQMGRLKSARETLKAALATGPEDPKAMYALGRVAMDLQDFPAAEQQFRAYLRLRPNDATAHYGLGRVFQMQQRTDAAAKEFETSLQLQPEQAESRFQLGQMAMEANRDAEAASDFQQVVERVPSHGGALTGLGFLAYRRKNYTDAERWLSRAIAASPDYQPAHYYLGLTLRRLGRQQESERELRVATDLVRKQQDKSAPVPAP; from the coding sequence GTGACAAGTCGACATGCCGTGTTGTCCCGCGTTCGTCTCCTTGTGATCGGCTCTTGCTGCTTTCTCACTGCTGCCGCGCAGGACCTGTCGCACCAACGGACAGCCAAGGAGATCGATGCTTTGGTGCGCGAGGCAAAGGTAGAGCGCGACTCCGGGCAAACGGTAGAGGCCGAGGATCTGTTGCGGAAGGCTCTCGCCGCCGATCCGCAATCGGTGCCCGCCAACAATGCCTTGGGCGATCTGCTGTTCCAGCGTCGTCGTTTTCCGGAGGCCATGGAGCGCTTCGAAGCCGTCCTGCAGGTCAGCCCGCGAGATGCTGAGGCGCGCAGTGGAGAAGAAAAGGCAGCGCTCGCCCTGGCGCTTCACTACAAAGCTTCGGGCGACGCCGACTCTTGCGTGAGAACGCTTGAACACGCCAGTGCGGAGGTCCCCGGTGATGTCGTGCTTCTGACGGATCTTGGTATTCAGCAGCAGCAGATGGGCCGGTTGAAGTCTGCGCGAGAGACTCTCAAGGCGGCGCTTGCCACCGGCCCGGAAGACCCTAAAGCCATGTATGCGCTCGGTCGTGTCGCGATGGACCTGCAGGACTTCCCCGCCGCAGAGCAGCAATTCCGGGCTTACTTACGATTGCGGCCCAACGACGCCACTGCCCACTACGGCCTGGGCCGCGTTTTCCAGATGCAGCAGCGCACCGATGCCGCCGCGAAAGAGTTCGAGACTTCTCTCCAGCTCCAGCCCGAGCAGGCCGAGTCGCGGTTTCAACTGGGCCAAATGGCCATGGAGGCAAATCGCGACGCCGAGGCGGCTTCCGACTTCCAGCAGGTCGTAGAGCGCGTTCCGTCACATGGCGGTGCGCTCACCGGTCTTGGCTTCCTGGCATACCGGCGCAAGAACTACACGGATGCGGAGCGCTGGCTCTCGCGCGCCATCGCTGCTTCGCCGGACTACCAGCCCGCACACTATTACCTGGGCCTTACCTTGCGGCGCCTTGGCCGCCAGCAGGAATCGGAAAGAGAGCTGCGTGTGGCAACAGACCTTGTCAGGAAGCAGCAAGACAAGAGCGCACCGGTTCCAGCGCCCTGA
- a CDS encoding tetratricopeptide repeat protein, whose translation MSAASFRVGCSIALVLFQTALLSAQLTPASTVADDAGCRKTYAAKEFQAAANCFAVIAARKADQPEEASGALLMEAKSLLHANQPDRAEAALRAAVNAAPQTAESLYLLGLLLEERNQPKESLEIYTRAAALQPPNGEQLRIVARDYVLLDSYKEAAHWLQKAVAFSPGNAEAWYDLGRVHMHDGRYPDAVTALRKSLAIQPSAKAEDNLGICLEAENQSDAALSAYAKAVTLADAEPHPSEQPFVDYGKLLDHRNEFSTALPLLKRAADLNPKSSAAFAELSRAYSGAGQTDAARSAMETAVRLDSGNSRLHFQLGRLYRASGRTAEAQREFELSSKLYGEKSAE comes from the coding sequence ATGAGCGCAGCATCTTTCCGCGTTGGTTGCTCGATCGCGCTGGTGCTGTTCCAGACGGCTTTGCTGAGTGCGCAGTTGACACCTGCGTCCACCGTGGCCGACGACGCAGGCTGCCGAAAAACCTATGCCGCGAAGGAGTTCCAGGCCGCTGCCAACTGCTTTGCCGTGATCGCCGCAAGGAAGGCCGATCAGCCCGAAGAAGCAAGCGGTGCGCTGCTGATGGAAGCGAAAAGCCTGCTTCATGCGAACCAGCCAGATCGCGCCGAGGCTGCGCTGCGCGCAGCAGTAAATGCGGCTCCGCAAACAGCGGAAAGTCTGTACCTGTTGGGACTCCTGCTGGAAGAGCGAAACCAGCCGAAGGAGTCGCTCGAGATTTACACCAGGGCAGCGGCGCTGCAACCCCCAAACGGAGAGCAGCTTCGGATAGTTGCGAGGGATTACGTACTGCTGGATAGCTACAAGGAAGCTGCTCATTGGCTTCAGAAGGCGGTGGCCTTCAGTCCAGGGAACGCGGAAGCCTGGTACGACCTCGGGCGCGTGCACATGCACGATGGTCGCTATCCGGATGCGGTAACGGCTCTGAGGAAAAGTCTTGCCATCCAGCCAAGCGCGAAGGCAGAGGATAACCTCGGCATCTGCCTGGAAGCGGAGAACCAGTCCGACGCCGCCCTCTCCGCCTACGCGAAGGCGGTCACGCTCGCCGATGCCGAGCCGCATCCGAGCGAGCAACCGTTTGTGGATTACGGCAAGCTCCTGGATCATCGCAACGAATTCAGCACGGCACTGCCTCTGTTGAAGCGCGCGGCCGATCTGAATCCGAAGAGCAGCGCCGCATTCGCGGAGCTGTCTCGTGCCTACAGCGGCGCGGGTCAGACAGACGCTGCTCGCTCGGCCATGGAAACAGCGGTCAGGCTGGATTCCGGCAATTCGCGGCTGCATTTCCAGCTAGGCCGGCTGTATCGGGCTTCCGGAAGAACGGCCGAAGCACAGCGTGAGTTTGAACTCAGCTCAAAGCTGTACGGAGAAAAATCCGCGGAGTAG
- a CDS encoding alpha-L-arabinofuranosidase C-terminal domain-containing protein has product MSPRAQPQVIPATLFGSFLEPIGHSTYGGLWADVVENPSLEEGLWSAGNIAAMLRERPELRRASELGLPLPWEPLDQRQGNRYLPVRGDAANSNQSLLVMALPGKTVGIRQRVYLSPQRQNTYNASLWVKHVRGNGNVSVSLRRHNQPDKILASAQVVADKPEWTKYEVRLSLKPNEVARLEPVDLVLALDDDARAQFDSVSLFPADAIDGMDPDEIQMARDLHSPIVRFGGNFTSAYDWHDGVGPTDKRVSVINPSWGIPEYNTFGTDEFLRFCELIHASPQIALNLGTGTPESDAEWVRYVNAHWGDHHGGLLWELGNELWGDFQIAYPGPERIAAVTLATSQAVRAADPRARLIATGGDEDSFHDWNARQLTNAPGTFNYLSTHFVVTDSTQLRGDADFRSMAALALPWGLAPRMHQIQQQAAAAGHKDVRVAFTEWLMISEQRSSPNFTNMGGALFAGGFLNMLMRNAGVLSISDMTGIMEFGGIWKKRGQVYGAPAYYVLREYAQAQPHTLLDVVSDGGTYTISHGITRLPEIADVPYLDCVASEPENASEVLLTCVNRHLTRAMEAEIDLGSLPVKGTAHIRTIHGSSILDENDEENPQRIAPVADQRPASRKLHYTFPNASVTVMHLPLQR; this is encoded by the coding sequence GTGAGTCCTCGGGCTCAGCCGCAGGTGATCCCGGCAACACTATTCGGGAGCTTTCTGGAGCCGATCGGGCATTCAACCTATGGCGGTCTCTGGGCCGACGTTGTCGAGAACCCATCCTTGGAAGAGGGGCTCTGGTCCGCTGGCAACATCGCAGCCATGCTTCGCGAACGACCGGAGCTTCGCCGAGCTTCTGAGCTTGGCCTTCCGCTGCCGTGGGAGCCGCTCGATCAGCGGCAGGGCAATCGCTATCTTCCAGTCCGTGGCGACGCGGCAAACTCCAATCAGTCGCTGCTGGTGATGGCATTACCGGGCAAGACGGTCGGCATCCGTCAGCGTGTCTATCTCTCTCCGCAGCGCCAGAACACCTACAACGCATCGCTCTGGGTCAAGCACGTTCGCGGCAACGGCAACGTCTCTGTATCGCTGCGGCGGCACAACCAGCCAGACAAGATTCTGGCTTCGGCACAGGTGGTGGCGGATAAGCCGGAGTGGACCAAGTATGAAGTTCGCCTCAGTCTGAAGCCCAATGAGGTGGCGAGGCTGGAGCCAGTAGATCTGGTGCTTGCACTGGACGATGACGCTCGTGCGCAGTTCGACTCCGTGTCCCTGTTCCCGGCCGATGCGATCGACGGTATGGATCCTGATGAAATCCAAATGGCGCGCGACCTGCACTCTCCAATCGTGCGTTTCGGCGGCAATTTCACATCGGCCTATGACTGGCATGACGGAGTTGGCCCCACGGACAAGCGTGTGTCCGTGATCAATCCATCCTGGGGGATTCCGGAATACAACACCTTCGGCACCGACGAATTTCTGCGTTTCTGTGAACTGATTCACGCTAGCCCGCAGATAGCACTGAACCTTGGCACGGGCACGCCCGAGTCGGATGCCGAATGGGTGCGCTATGTGAATGCGCACTGGGGCGACCACCATGGCGGGCTACTTTGGGAACTGGGCAATGAGCTGTGGGGGGACTTCCAGATCGCCTACCCGGGACCGGAACGCATCGCCGCCGTGACGCTCGCGACCAGTCAGGCTGTGCGTGCTGCCGATCCCAGAGCCAGGCTGATCGCAACAGGCGGCGATGAAGATTCCTTCCACGACTGGAATGCTCGGCAGCTTACGAATGCGCCGGGGACGTTCAACTACCTGTCGACGCACTTCGTGGTCACAGATTCAACGCAGTTGCGTGGTGACGCGGATTTCAGAAGCATGGCGGCGCTTGCGCTTCCGTGGGGACTTGCTCCCCGCATGCACCAGATCCAGCAGCAGGCCGCCGCGGCCGGGCACAAAGACGTTCGCGTGGCATTCACCGAGTGGCTCATGATCTCGGAGCAGCGCAGTAGTCCCAACTTCACCAACATGGGCGGCGCGCTGTTTGCGGGAGGCTTCCTGAACATGCTGATGCGCAATGCGGGCGTGCTCTCCATCTCTGACATGACGGGCATCATGGAGTTCGGCGGCATCTGGAAGAAGCGCGGCCAGGTGTACGGTGCACCCGCGTACTACGTGTTGCGCGAGTACGCGCAGGCGCAGCCGCATACGCTGCTCGACGTTGTGAGCGACGGCGGCACGTACACGATTAGCCACGGCATCACGCGCCTGCCGGAGATCGCGGACGTGCCTTACCTGGACTGCGTTGCGAGCGAACCCGAGAACGCAAGCGAAGTGCTGCTCACATGCGTGAATCGCCACCTGACCCGCGCTATGGAGGCTGAAATTGATCTCGGCAGTTTGCCGGTGAAGGGCACTGCGCACATTCGTACGATCCACGGCAGCAGCATCCTGGACGAGAATGATGAGGAGAACCCGCAGCGGATTGCCCCCGTTGCTGACCAGCGGCCAGCGTCAAGGAAGTTGCACTACACCTTTCCGAATGCCAGCGTCACTGTGATGCACCTGCCGCTTCAGCGCTGA
- a CDS encoding sensor histidine kinase: protein MRRIPGAESDRRRELLWSAFGFGLTACVTVLFAFFVLRQVGAGTDAVLNRLTSMESDLDEQPHPANVRLAEFHRVLDGLDRLTAALRGQMARERELQVRVRQSERLAAIGQLAAGVAHELRNPLATIRLRAQMAQRKTQEELTCQGTAVILAEVDRLDAIIERLLDFSRPIHLNLIDTDLAVLCTEAVLRWRARFPNVDIRYIGEDRIPAIMDSSRLNQVLDNLLENAVHQHEDRHTAEPWIYVRCREHNGTALILVEDNAGGFSAIGLQSATEPFFTTRAQGTGLGLAITREIIHALDGSLTIANKAEGASIQIQLPTRLR, encoded by the coding sequence ATGCGACGCATCCCCGGCGCGGAGTCAGACCGCCGCAGGGAACTGTTATGGAGCGCCTTTGGCTTTGGTCTCACCGCCTGCGTCACCGTGCTCTTCGCTTTCTTCGTTCTCCGGCAGGTCGGTGCAGGGACGGACGCTGTGCTGAACCGCCTCACCTCGATGGAGTCCGATCTCGACGAACAGCCACACCCTGCGAACGTTCGACTGGCAGAGTTTCATCGCGTGCTTGACGGTCTGGATCGGCTCACGGCGGCGTTGCGGGGCCAGATGGCTCGTGAACGTGAATTGCAAGTGCGGGTACGGCAGAGCGAACGTTTGGCTGCTATCGGCCAACTTGCCGCTGGGGTTGCGCACGAGTTACGAAATCCGCTCGCGACGATTCGCTTGCGGGCACAGATGGCGCAACGCAAGACCCAGGAAGAACTTACTTGTCAAGGGACGGCTGTGATCCTGGCAGAAGTGGACCGTCTCGATGCGATCATCGAGAGGCTACTCGACTTTTCACGGCCGATTCACCTCAATCTCATCGATACCGACCTTGCGGTGCTGTGTACGGAGGCCGTGCTGCGATGGCGGGCTCGTTTCCCCAATGTCGATATTCGCTACATCGGGGAGGATCGTATTCCAGCCATCATGGACTCTTCGCGTCTCAACCAGGTGCTCGATAATCTCCTCGAGAACGCGGTGCACCAGCATGAAGATCGGCATACTGCGGAACCTTGGATTTACGTACGTTGCCGTGAACACAATGGAACAGCGCTCATCCTCGTAGAGGACAATGCCGGCGGCTTCTCTGCCATAGGCTTGCAGAGCGCTACCGAACCCTTTTTCACCACGCGCGCCCAAGGCACCGGTCTAGGCCTCGCCATCACGCGGGAGATCATCCACGCACTCGACGGGTCTCTTACGATTGCAAACAAGGCGGAAGGAGCCTCTATCCAAATCCAATTGCCAACACGACTGCGCTGA
- a CDS encoding sigma-54-dependent transcriptional regulator: protein MATVLIIDDDQNLRETLSDLVAGEDHTVLQASNGHEAIQILSEEAPDVALCDWRMSPLGGLDVLRAMQQHDAEQRIPVIVLTAYGDAESTVQAMQAGAYDFLVKPIDVDVVLASLNRALEHVVLQRSLERLQRERFRDGRLSIAPSTVANGSEQLVGKSPAWIEAFKRVGQVAQTDLTILLEGETGTGKEVVAKVIHRNSPRVKGPFVAVNCAAIPEELVESELFGHERGAFTGATSQRMGSFEQAESGTLFLDEIGEMPLAVQPKLLRVLQERTYQRVGGTRAAKANVRVIAATNRSLTQEVEHGRFRSDLFYRLNAYHIELPPLRARKADIGLLAEYFLERFASLNRMPTSALDSSALLALEGYSFPGNVRELEQLMNKAAVEAAGRPITEARLQNYLRPPVRQGEADLKSWEELPFHEATARWERYLIERALMLSGGNKSEAARRLSIQRRLLYEKLQRFGI from the coding sequence ATGGCTACCGTACTCATCATCGACGACGACCAGAACCTTCGCGAGACACTCTCCGACCTAGTGGCCGGTGAAGACCACACAGTGCTGCAAGCCTCGAACGGTCACGAGGCCATACAGATTCTGAGTGAAGAGGCTCCTGACGTTGCACTCTGCGACTGGCGTATGTCACCGCTTGGCGGCCTGGACGTGCTCCGGGCCATGCAGCAGCATGATGCCGAGCAACGAATTCCAGTGATTGTGCTTACGGCCTACGGCGACGCCGAAAGCACTGTTCAGGCGATGCAAGCTGGAGCCTACGACTTTCTTGTGAAGCCCATCGATGTCGATGTAGTGCTCGCAAGTCTCAATCGTGCTTTAGAGCATGTTGTTCTGCAGCGAAGTCTTGAACGTTTGCAGCGAGAACGGTTTCGCGACGGTCGGCTCTCCATTGCTCCGTCCACAGTTGCAAATGGCAGCGAACAGCTTGTTGGCAAATCGCCGGCTTGGATCGAAGCATTCAAGCGCGTTGGTCAGGTGGCTCAGACCGACCTCACGATTCTTTTGGAAGGGGAGACTGGAACCGGGAAAGAGGTAGTCGCGAAAGTCATCCATCGCAACAGTCCACGGGTGAAAGGGCCGTTCGTCGCAGTGAACTGCGCAGCGATCCCCGAGGAGCTTGTGGAATCTGAGTTGTTCGGCCACGAGCGCGGAGCTTTCACGGGCGCTACGTCGCAACGGATGGGTAGCTTTGAGCAGGCGGAGAGCGGCACGCTTTTCCTCGACGAGATCGGGGAAATGCCGCTGGCTGTACAGCCGAAGTTGCTCCGTGTCCTCCAGGAGAGGACATATCAACGTGTCGGCGGGACCAGGGCGGCGAAGGCCAATGTGCGCGTGATCGCAGCGACCAATCGGAGCTTGACCCAGGAAGTCGAGCACGGCAGGTTCCGTTCCGACCTGTTCTACCGCCTCAATGCGTACCACATCGAGCTTCCGCCGTTGCGAGCTCGGAAAGCTGATATCGGCCTACTCGCCGAATACTTCCTCGAACGGTTCGCGTCCCTGAACAGGATGCCAACCTCCGCGCTCGATTCATCTGCATTGCTAGCCCTGGAGGGGTACTCTTTTCCGGGTAATGTACGCGAGCTAGAGCAACTGATGAATAAAGCAGCGGTGGAAGCAGCCGGCAGACCGATCACCGAGGCGAGGCTGCAGAATTACTTGCGCCCCCCAGTACGACAGGGCGAGGCAGATCTCAAGTCCTGGGAAGAACTGCCGTTCCACGAGGCGACCGCAAGGTGGGAGCGTTACCTGATCGAACGCGCCCTCATGCTCTCCGGAGGAAATAAGTCCGAGGCGGCACGCAGATTGAGCATCCAACGTCGGCTGCTCTACGAGAAGCTACAGCGTTTCGGGATTTAG
- a CDS encoding TonB-dependent receptor: MRFAIKISRVLVGALLLIFAAVYAGAQTNQGQIAGNVLDASGAAVADAVVTAKGDQTGATYTAKSTSSGNYRFPSIQLGRYTITTTAPGFKSTVSTGVEVRVGTVTSLDISLAAGGANESVTITANAPSVEAESSDVGGTVNTRQIVELPLALGGVGAMRAPESFVFLIPGTVGPGSGNSNNGIFISQLGGGQNFGNEVLLDGASQTRSENGSSFDEEAPSVEAISEFKVTTSTPEAEFGRTTGGIENFVTKSGSNAFHGTIFDIFRNEDLNANNWFNNGYKAFYTANPTQGSESAYNRPNDKQNDYGGNFGGPVSIPHLYNGRDKTFFFFNWEQYRHTLGGPITSTVPTVAERGGNFSDLLGSQKLDNNGKPILNPCDGTPLYNGQIFDPNTTRTVNGIQCRTAFANNTIPQGRISPQALKLLSYYPVPNASGVSNNYTLTTSSPLTNTTYSVRVDENIGAKDKIYGSYNTRENTRFSPQNFQLPAPVTPNVQTQDFITHFGRGGWDHIFTPNVLNHLNLGYNRSNSINGSIYLQGGTNYSSQLGIPGLVTGFPLVNITGYVSLSRNQNDDNVDNGIRVNDSLSWQKGRNSFKFGVDYRYQQYSSIANDVTNGYFNFNGNQTKAARTSPYQDGTGLGQASFLLGLYDSAGITIPNHQPRWISNYWAGFFQDDFKVNSSLVLNLGVRYDIDQPRREAQNNTSNFSPTAIDPYTGTPGALVFATTCTNCNKRWADTWTKDIAPRIGFAYSPASLNNKFVLRGGFAVLYGPLQYSDFGGATTTGYNSPVNLNSNGFDPSFNLSSGLGNVSFAPNLDPGFYDSRDSSAPRNFSNYIKPSYGRPPMIEQWNLQVQQELAKDLIFTLGYIGNEGAHLRSGIENVNNTSPSTFIRGDELTRTFGYEAPALGTAKPYAGFNNNANYFQALRPFPQYDYIATDCCLQNVGHSSYDALIASLERRFSQGLNLQASYTWSKHITNADSSLPGINAGVNQEQDPSNPKSTKSLSIQDIPNTFVVSYIYELPFGKGKAFGNFHNPLLRAAVSGFEIGGVQRYQSGQPTSFGGATGIPGFQNFIEFTRVPGSQLASPARRGHIDPFRRLKAGNPNNFYSDPNTDSEFNGPTNTGNAAQSQFQNAPAFLDQNNPQIRIARAQVACVAPGTVVTPNCDNGGFLFGNVPRVTGEIRNYRYYNEDFSFLKKTPIAEGVVFTLKVELLNAFNRHTFSTPDTEPNDTTFGVPTGTINGPRQMQITGRIQF; this comes from the coding sequence TTGAGGTTCGCAATCAAAATATCTCGTGTACTTGTAGGAGCACTGCTGCTGATCTTTGCGGCGGTGTATGCCGGTGCGCAGACGAATCAGGGGCAGATCGCCGGCAACGTGCTGGACGCCAGTGGCGCTGCAGTAGCGGACGCTGTGGTCACCGCCAAAGGTGATCAGACCGGCGCAACCTATACAGCCAAATCGACCTCGTCCGGGAACTACCGCTTCCCTTCCATCCAGCTCGGCCGCTACACCATCACCACAACCGCGCCTGGTTTCAAATCCACAGTCAGCACAGGCGTCGAGGTACGCGTCGGCACCGTGACCAGCCTGGACATCAGCCTGGCAGCCGGTGGAGCGAATGAGTCGGTCACGATCACTGCTAACGCCCCCTCGGTGGAAGCAGAGTCGTCGGATGTTGGCGGCACGGTGAACACGCGACAGATCGTCGAATTGCCTCTCGCTTTGGGTGGCGTTGGCGCAATGCGCGCCCCAGAATCTTTTGTGTTCCTCATCCCTGGCACAGTCGGACCGGGTTCCGGCAACAGCAACAATGGCATCTTCATCTCGCAACTCGGCGGCGGCCAGAACTTCGGCAACGAAGTCCTGCTGGACGGTGCGTCCCAGACACGTTCAGAGAACGGCTCCTCGTTTGACGAAGAGGCGCCTTCGGTCGAAGCCATCTCGGAGTTCAAGGTGACTACTTCCACTCCGGAAGCTGAGTTTGGACGAACCACCGGCGGCATCGAGAACTTCGTGACCAAGAGTGGCAGTAACGCCTTCCATGGCACAATTTTCGATATCTTCCGCAACGAAGATCTGAACGCCAACAACTGGTTCAACAACGGATATAAAGCCTTCTACACCGCCAATCCCACACAGGGATCCGAGTCTGCCTACAACCGTCCCAACGATAAGCAGAACGATTACGGCGGGAACTTCGGCGGACCTGTCTCCATTCCCCACCTGTACAACGGCCGGGATAAGACGTTCTTTTTCTTCAACTGGGAGCAGTACCGGCATACATTAGGCGGGCCGATTACGAGCACCGTGCCCACGGTTGCGGAACGGGGAGGAAACTTCAGCGACCTGTTGGGTTCACAGAAGCTGGACAACAACGGGAAGCCAATCCTGAATCCCTGCGATGGAACCCCGCTGTACAACGGTCAGATCTTCGATCCCAACACGACCCGCACGGTCAACGGAATTCAGTGCCGCACGGCTTTCGCCAACAACACGATTCCGCAGGGCCGCATCAGCCCGCAAGCGCTGAAGCTGCTTAGCTACTATCCCGTTCCGAATGCGAGTGGCGTGTCCAACAACTACACGCTTACCACCTCTTCGCCACTGACCAACACTACCTATAGCGTCCGGGTTGACGAGAACATCGGCGCCAAGGACAAGATCTACGGCTCGTACAACACGCGCGAGAATACGCGCTTCAGTCCGCAGAATTTCCAATTGCCCGCTCCTGTGACGCCAAACGTGCAGACGCAGGATTTCATCACGCACTTCGGACGCGGTGGTTGGGATCACATCTTCACACCCAACGTGCTGAACCACCTGAATCTGGGGTACAACCGTTCCAATTCGATCAACGGCTCCATCTACCTGCAGGGTGGGACGAACTACTCCAGCCAGCTTGGCATTCCGGGGCTGGTCACCGGGTTCCCTCTGGTCAACATCACCGGCTACGTAAGCCTTAGCCGCAATCAGAACGACGACAACGTCGACAACGGCATCCGGGTCAACGACTCCCTGAGCTGGCAGAAGGGCCGCAACAGCTTCAAGTTCGGCGTGGATTACCGGTACCAGCAGTATTCGTCCATCGCCAATGACGTTACTAACGGGTACTTCAACTTCAACGGCAACCAGACCAAGGCAGCGCGAACCAGTCCCTACCAGGACGGCACCGGCCTGGGTCAGGCGAGCTTCCTACTTGGTCTGTACGACTCGGCGGGAATCACGATTCCGAATCATCAGCCGCGCTGGATCAGCAATTACTGGGCAGGCTTCTTCCAGGATGACTTCAAGGTCAACAGCAGCCTGGTGCTGAATCTCGGTGTCCGGTACGACATCGACCAACCCCGTCGCGAAGCGCAGAACAACACGTCAAACTTCAGCCCAACGGCCATTGATCCCTACACCGGAACGCCGGGCGCGCTGGTATTCGCGACCACCTGCACGAACTGCAACAAGCGCTGGGCGGACACGTGGACCAAGGACATCGCTCCACGCATCGGCTTCGCTTACTCACCGGCCTCACTGAACAACAAGTTCGTTCTGCGTGGTGGTTTCGCCGTCCTCTACGGTCCGCTGCAATACAGCGACTTTGGTGGCGCGACGACAACGGGATACAACAGCCCGGTGAACCTCAACTCGAACGGCTTCGATCCAAGCTTCAACTTGAGCTCAGGTCTCGGAAACGTTTCGTTTGCCCCGAACCTCGATCCCGGCTTCTATGACAGCCGTGATTCGAGCGCACCGCGTAACTTCAGCAATTACATCAAACCGTCCTACGGGCGCCCTCCGATGATCGAGCAGTGGAATCTGCAGGTTCAGCAGGAGCTGGCCAAAGACCTGATCTTCACCCTCGGCTACATCGGGAACGAGGGAGCGCATCTCCGTTCCGGCATCGAGAACGTCAACAATACCTCGCCGTCCACTTTCATCCGGGGCGACGAACTCACCCGTACCTTCGGCTACGAGGCTCCGGCTCTCGGCACCGCCAAGCCCTACGCGGGATTCAACAACAACGCCAACTATTTCCAGGCACTTCGGCCATTCCCGCAGTATGACTACATCGCGACGGACTGCTGTCTGCAGAACGTGGGTCACTCGTCCTACGACGCGCTCATCGCATCCCTGGAGCGGCGCTTCTCGCAAGGTTTGAATCTGCAGGCGTCGTACACCTGGTCCAAGCACATTACCAACGCGGATTCGTCCTTGCCGGGCATCAATGCCGGCGTCAATCAGGAGCAGGATCCCTCTAATCCAAAGAGCACGAAATCACTGTCCATTCAGGACATCCCGAACACCTTCGTGGTCAGCTACATCTACGAGCTGCCGTTTGGAAAAGGCAAGGCGTTCGGCAACTTCCACAATCCCCTACTTCGCGCGGCAGTCAGTGGGTTTGAGATCGGTGGAGTCCAGCGGTACCAGTCGGGACAGCCGACCTCCTTTGGCGGCGCCACCGGTATTCCTGGTTTCCAGAACTTCATTGAGTTCACGCGCGTCCCGGGTTCGCAGCTTGCCAGCCCCGCACGGCGCGGACACATTGACCCGTTCCGTCGCTTGAAGGCGGGCAATCCTAACAACTTCTACTCGGACCCGAACACAGACAGCGAGTTCAACGGTCCGACCAACACCGGCAACGCCGCCCAGTCACAGTTCCAAAACGCGCCGGCGTTTCTCGATCAGAACAATCCTCAGATCCGCATCGCGCGAGCGCAGGTTGCGTGCGTTGCACCTGGAACCGTGGTCACGCCCAACTGTGACAACGGAGGTTTTCTCTTCGGCAACGTTCCACGTGTGACGGGTGAAATCCGGAACTACCGCTACTACAACGAGGATTTCAGCTTCCTGAAGAAGACGCCCATCGCTGAAGGCGTTGTGTTCACCCTGAAGGTCGAGTTGCTCAACGCCTTCAACCGTCACACCTTCTCAACCCCAGACACCGAACCGAACGATACGACCTTCGGCGTTCCAACCGGAACCATCAACGGACCTCGTCAGATGCAGATCACCGGCCGTATTCAATTCTGA